From the Candidatus Binataceae bacterium genome, the window AGTTGGGACATTGTAGTTGATCGTCCCAGTGGCCGGGCTCCCCGAGGTGCTGACCGTGTACAGGGAGTTGAGCAACACCGAAACATTACTGGAGTTGCTGTTTGCGAGGATCAGGTCGGGCTGACCGTCGCCATTGAGGTCCACCGCCGCCACCCCGTATGGATAGGTGCCGCCGCTGGAGAAGGTCTGCACGGTGCTGAAGTTTGGAGTGCTGGCGCCGGGGGTCGTGTTGTTAATCAACACCCCGACTTGGCTGTAATCGGTGCCCGCCACGATGATATCGGGCTTGCCGTCACCGTTGACGTCCAGCACTGTCACCCCATTGGGTCCGGATACCGCGGAGAAGGTCACTTGGCCACGGAAGCTCGCAGTGGAGGAGCCAGGCGTGGTGGTGTTGAGCAAAACGGCGACCGAGCTGTTGCTTGTGTTGGTAGCGATAATGTCGGGCTTTCCATCACCATTGACGTCGGCCATCGTCACCGCCGTCGGGCTGCTCGAGCTTCCCGTGCCGAAGGTCTGCTGCGAGGCGAAGCTGGCAGTGGTCGAGCCCGGCGTGGTGGTGTTGAGCAGCACGGAGACCGTGCCGTCCGCATCATTGGCCACAACCAGGTCGGGCATGCCGTCGCCGTTGACGTCCGCCACTGCCACCGGAATCGGGGCGTTCCCGACGGGGAAGACCTGCTGGCCGGCGAAGCTGGGGGTAGAGGCACCCGCGGCAGTGGTATTGAGGAGCACCGAGACCGTACCGTCGTTTTCATTAGCGACGATGAGGTCGGGCTTGCCGTCGCCGTTGACGTCCGCTGCCGCCAATCCGCGCGGGAAGTTGCCGGTGCCGAAGGTTTGTTGTGAGGCGAAGCTAGGGGTGGTGGCGCCCGGCGTGGTGGTGTTGAGCAGGACCGAGACCGTATTGCTGTTCTCATTGGCGAGGAGCAGGTCGGGTTTGCCGTCGCCATTGACGTCCGCTGTTACCACCGTATATGGCCCGCTGCCCGTACCAAAGGTTTGCTGAGTTGAGAAGCTGGGGGTGGTGGCTCCCGCGGCCGTGGTGTTGAGCAGCACCGAGACCGTGCTAGCGTTGATATTCGCGACGACGAGGTCGGGCTTGCCGTCGCCATTGACATCCGCCGCCGCCACCGAGGTCGGCCCCGATCCGGCGGTAAAAGTGTGCGCTGTGGCGAAGCTGTTGGCATCAAAGCTCGTGGTCGGCGCCGGCGTGGTGTTGAGCAGCACCGAGACCGTGTTGTCACCATCATTGGTGACGATCAAATCGGGCTTGCCGTCGCCGTTGATATTCGCCGCCGTCACCGCGGCGGGACTGTTGCCCGTGGTGAAGGGCTGCTGGGTGGCAAAGCTGGGGCTGGTGGCGCCCGGAGCGGTGGCGTTGAGCAGCACCGAGACCGTGTTGGCACCCCCATTCGCGACGATCAAATCGGGCTTGCCGTCGCCATTGACATCCGCCGCCGTCACCGACTGCGGTTCGCTCATCGTTGCGAAGGTCTGCTGGGTGGCGAAGCTGGCGGTGCTCGAACCCGGCGCAGTCGTGTTAAGTAGCACCGAGACCGTACCGTCGCTGAAGTTCGCGAGGATCAGGTCAGATTTGCCGTCACCGTTGACATCGGCCGCCGTCACCGATCCCGGGTTGTTCCCAGTGTTGAAGGTCTGCTGGGTGGCGAAGCTGGCGGTGCTCGAACCCGGGGTAGTCGTGTTAAGTAGCACCGAGACCGTACCGTCGCTGAAATTCGCGAGGATCAGGTCAGGTAGGCCGTCGCCGTTGATATCCGCCGCCGTCACCGAGTACGGAGCGGTCCCGGTGTTGAAGGTCTGCTGGGTGGCGAAGCTGGCGGTGCTCGAACCCGGCGCAGTCGTGTTGAGCAGCACCGAGACGGTGTCGTCGCTTTTGTTCGCAACGATGAGGTCGGGCGTGCCGTCGC encodes:
- a CDS encoding FG-GAP-like repeat-containing protein — translated: MPKIGRALTPLLRKLLDKSTISACLAVFGLVVALAAWGDSTSIAISAGSVTVTSSSSTTLNIPVTRSSDTSYDAFVQYKTQDGTAVAGTDYTAANGSIVIPAGSTSANIPVTITGVSSNPSTNPKTFQMLLLGGGGAARTFTASFTTEQPFTTGTLPYSVTTADVNGDGLPDLIVANRVDNTVSVLINTTAPGATTPSFASQQTFNTESRPYSVTAADVNGDGLPDLIVANEGANTVSVLLNTTTPGSATASFAAQQTFGTGTAPYSVTAADVNGDGTPDLIVANKSDDTVSVLLNTTAPGSSTASFATQQTFNTGTAPYSVTAADINGDGLPDLILANFSDGTVSVLLNTTTPGSSTASFATQQTFNTGNNPGSVTAADVNGDGKSDLILANFSDGTVSVLLNTTAPGSSTASFATQQTFATMSEPQSVTAADVNGDGKPDLIVANGGANTVSVLLNATAPGATSPSFATQQPFTTGNSPAAVTAANINGDGKPDLIVTNDGDNTVSVLLNTTPAPTTSFDANSFATAHTFTAGSGPTSVAAADVNGDGKPDLVVANINASTVSVLLNTTAAGATTPSFSTQQTFGTGSGPYTVVTADVNGDGKPDLLLANENSNTVSVLLNTTTPGATTPSFASQQTFGTGNFPRGLAAADVNGDGKPDLIVANENDGTVSVLLNTTAAGASTPSFAGQQVFPVGNAPIPVAVADVNGDGMPDLVVANDADGTVSVLLNTTTPGSTTASFASQQTFGTGSSSSPTAVTMADVNGDGKPDIIATNTSNSSVAVLLNTTTPGSSTASFRGQVTFSAVSGPNGVTVLDVNGDGKPDIIVAGTDYSQVGVLINNTTPGASTPNFSTVQTFSSGGTYPYGVAAVDLNGDGQPDLILANSNSSNVSVLLNSLYTVSTSGSPATGTINYNVPT